The genomic segment GCCGGTGATCTGGTCATGCTGGCTGCCGCCGTCCTCCTGCATGGGAAGGACCAGGAAAACGTGACGGTCCCCAGCGTCATCTCGGGACGTGTCCACGACGCCCAGCGCCAGCCTGTGGCTGGGGCCAGGGTCTACGTGATCGACAGTCCGGTGCCCGTTTCCGACGTGGCCGTGTTGACGGA from the Deinococcus planocerae genome contains:
- a CDS encoding carboxypeptidase-like regulatory domain-containing protein, whose product is MLAAAVLLHGKDQENVTVPSVISGRVHDAQRQPVAGARVYVIDSPVPVSDVAVLTDEDGSFSLTVPAAGTYRVGFMAEGLGTGEASVKATGGRLVPLNIELKPQP